Proteins co-encoded in one Deltaproteobacteria bacterium genomic window:
- a CDS encoding alpha/beta fold hydrolase — translation MPVSSKNCSPFTAHSSLLFIHGWATDSRIWQHQVKEFSKDYEVIAVELPGHSEKDVWSESTLRPAVEKVLLSTVHCPLSTGFIGIGWSLGGQALLEAALNSPDLFKGIILVATSPCFVEKKDFQWGQPQVVARRMLKDLKKDFTKIMERFYPLNFTEEEIATDNAKWFLSYYKEKSSAVFHHDSVAKGLEALFSFDIRKSLNSIKVPVLIIQGSEDNVCPSGASTYLAKNISNAKIEIISAGHVPFLTRRKEFNKIVRGFIETL, via the coding sequence ATGCCTGTAAGTAGTAAAAACTGCTCACCCTTCACTGCTCACTCTTCACTGCTTTTCATCCACGGCTGGGCAACAGATTCGAGGATATGGCAGCATCAGGTAAAAGAATTTTCAAAGGATTATGAGGTTATTGCTGTTGAGTTGCCCGGGCATAGTGAGAAAGATGTATGGTCTGAATCAACATTGAGGCCTGCTGTTGAGAAGGTTTTACTGTCCACTGTTCACTGTCCGCTGTCCACTGGCTTTATCGGCATTGGCTGGTCGCTTGGCGGCCAAGCGCTTTTGGAAGCAGCGCTCAACTCGCCCGATTTATTCAAAGGCATTATCCTTGTTGCAACCTCGCCATGCTTTGTGGAAAAAAAAGATTTTCAATGGGGGCAGCCTCAAGTCGTTGCAAGGAGGATGCTAAAGGATTTAAAAAAGGACTTTACAAAAATAATGGAAAGGTTTTATCCATTGAATTTTACAGAAGAAGAGATTGCAACAGATAATGCCAAATGGTTCCTTAGCTATTATAAGGAGAAATCATCTGCTGTGTTTCATCATGATAGCGTTGCTAAAGGCCTTGAAGCGCTTTTTTCATTTGACATTCGGAAAAGTCTTAATAGCATCAAGGTTCCTGTGCTTATTATTCAAGGAAGCGAAGACAACGTCTGTCCTTCCGGCGCATCAACATACCTTGCAAAGAATATCAGTAATGCAAAGATTGAAATCATAAGCGCAGGCCATGTTCCTTTTCTAACAAGGCGCAAGGAATTTAATAAAATTGTCAGGGGCTTTATAGAAACATTATGA
- the bioC gene encoding malonyl-ACP O-methyltransferase BioC, with the protein MITTEIDKHKIRLSFSKAALCYDIFASFQKQAARELVNKLSAISCQPSAMNILDIGCGTGFLTYSLAKMLPKANIFGCDIAYPMLKMTNAKHKGKKIHLLTADGEILPCKNEAFDMVASNLTYQWLPDLYTAFLEAHRVLRPGGIFIFSTLGPETLKELRYCYAEASAKFNKDGLPPFIGFLDKQMLQSALENTGFKNISIKKANIIKAYPDMLALLRAMKSIGAGNPFKEGDKSLARGSLLKQMAEVYEKEFSGQGSGVGIYATYEVMFVYGEK; encoded by the coding sequence ATGATAACAACAGAAATTGATAAACATAAAATAAGGTTGTCTTTTTCCAAAGCTGCGCTTTGCTACGACATATTTGCATCGTTTCAAAAACAAGCGGCAAGAGAACTGGTGAATAAGCTGTCAGCCATCAGCTGTCAGCCATCAGCTATGAACATTCTTGACATTGGCTGCGGCACAGGTTTTCTCACTTATAGCTTGGCAAAGATGCTTCCCAAAGCAAATATCTTTGGATGCGATATTGCGTATCCTATGTTAAAGATGACAAATGCAAAACACAAGGGCAAGAAGATACATCTTCTTACTGCCGATGGGGAAATATTGCCTTGCAAAAATGAAGCCTTTGATATGGTTGCATCCAATCTCACCTATCAATGGCTTCCTGATTTATACACAGCATTTTTAGAGGCGCACAGGGTTTTGAGGCCGGGCGGCATATTCATATTTTCTACCCTTGGACCAGAGACATTGAAGGAATTAAGGTATTGTTATGCTGAGGCATCGGCCAAATTTAACAAAGACGGCCTGCCGCCTTTTATTGGTTTTTTAGATAAACAAATGCTACAGTCAGCCCTTGAGAATACAGGCTTTAAAAATATATCTATTAAAAAGGCAAATATCATTAAAGCCTATCCCGACATGTTGGCGCTATTAAGAGCCATGAAATCTATCGGCGCAGGAAATCCATTTAAGGAAGGCGACAAAAGCCTTGCCAGAGGCTCTTTATTAAAGCAGATGGCAGAGGTGTATGAGAAAGAGTTCAGTGGTCAGGGGTCAGGGGTCGGCATCTATGCTACTTATGAGGTCATGTTTGTTTACGGGGAAAAATGA
- a CDS encoding glycosyltransferase family 2 protein — translation MRNKVLIIIPAYNEAESIEGVISAVKKELPDAGIVVINDGSMDTTSYIAKGLGVTVVDLPYNMGIGAAMQTGYRYAALNDYDIAVQVDGDGQHPPDQITYLIRLISEGKADMVIGSRFLEKWEYHPSFARNIGIKIFSTVISLITGQRITDTTSGFRAVNKGAIEFFTLNYPDDYPEVEAIALLYKAGFSITETSVRMKERTGGKSSITALQAVYYMVKVFLSIFIDMLKRVER, via the coding sequence ATGAGAAATAAAGTTTTGATCATCATTCCAGCCTATAATGAGGCTGAAAGTATTGAGGGTGTAATATCGGCGGTTAAGAAAGAACTGCCGGATGCCGGCATTGTTGTCATAAATGACGGCTCAATGGATACTACCAGTTATATAGCCAAGGGACTTGGTGTGACAGTCGTAGACCTGCCCTACAATATGGGGATAGGCGCTGCTATGCAGACAGGCTACAGATATGCCGCATTGAACGACTATGATATTGCAGTTCAGGTGGATGGGGATGGCCAGCATCCACCTGACCAGATAACATATCTGATCCGTCTTATTAGTGAGGGAAAGGCCGATATGGTTATAGGCTCAAGGTTTCTTGAAAAGTGGGAATATCATCCATCGTTTGCAAGAAATATTGGTATAAAGATTTTTTCAACAGTAATATCCCTTATAACAGGCCAGCGGATAACAGACACCACTTCAGGTTTCAGGGCCGTCAACAAAGGGGCAATAGAGTTCTTTACACTAAATTATCCTGATGACTATCCGGAGGTAGAGGCCATTGCATTGCTTTATAAGGCAGGATTTAGCATAACGGAAACATCTGTGAGGATGAAGGAAAGGACAGGTGGAAAATCCTCCATAACAGCTTTACAAGCTGTTTATTATATGGTAAAGGTGTTTCTATCCATATTTATAGATATGCTGAAAAGGGTTGAAAGGTGA
- a CDS encoding DUF2304 domain-containing protein encodes MQLVQVIAVIFSVSLLIGIVDLIRRGMIKEQYALLWLVSAVILLILSVWRGLLDKIALAMGIAYPPSFIFLVAFLFLLLIVLHFSVIISDFSEKNKRLSQEVAILKTMFEQYKKGEKK; translated from the coding sequence ATGCAGCTTGTCCAGGTTATTGCCGTCATTTTCAGTGTCAGTCTCCTCATAGGCATTGTGGACCTGATAAGGCGCGGGATGATCAAAGAGCAGTATGCCCTCCTGTGGCTGGTATCTGCCGTTATTTTATTGATACTTTCAGTGTGGAGGGGTCTTCTGGATAAGATTGCCCTTGCGATGGGTATCGCATATCCGCCGTCCTTTATTTTTTTGGTTGCATTCTTGTTTCTTCTCCTGATAGTGCTGCATTTTTCGGTTATTATTTCAGATTTTAGTGAAAAAAATAAGAGGCTTAGTCAGGAGGTTGCGATACTTAAGACGATGTTTGAACAATATAAAAAAGGGGAAAAGAAATGA